From the genome of Cryomorphaceae bacterium 1068:
GTCGTAGGGCGTATCTAGAATTTCCTCCTTCACGCCGTTTGGCTTTACGCCAATGATTGATATCCTCGAAGTATCTCCGAGAGCGGATTCCAAACTAGATGTTTGCCAACTTAAAGTACCCCAGCTACCTGCAGGCCCAATGCGTGGTGACGCCATCAAACCTGAATTTCCCGAAGCGGGAACATCCACCATATTATTGAGCACATCGTTGATGCTATCACCATATAGCTCAAAGGAAAAATCGGGATCTCCCTTTCTGGCAATGAGGGAATACGGTACACTATCTTGAGCCATTTCTGAACCGATTATACCGGCTCCTAAAGAAGAAAAGGCATCGTAGATATCAGGAGTTTGATCCCAATCATCGTAACTGACGTATCGGGCCGAATACAGCACTACTATGTGTCCATCTGGAATCACATCAGAAAGCAGCAGATCGGCCAGAGATTGCATCTGTGTCGGGTTATTTTGCCTGAAGATGAAATAGTATTCTATGCGCGATCTGCAAGGAGGATTTCTCGCACCATTGTTGTCATTTCCAAAAAAATTGTCTGGATTGGCTCCACCGAAATCCGTTCCCCATGCATCAAAGGTTAATGGATCAAATACAACCAAATGCACCGAAGGAGTCCCAAGGCAAAGCCCGTACTCCACCACGCTGGTATTCAACAACACTTCATTCTCGAAAGAGGTAGAGTTTCCAAAGACGTTGTTTGTTATTCGTGCCGAACCTGAGGAGTAATCAATTTGGCGTTCAGCCCTATTAAATTCTTTTTGGGAAAGGCTATTGTTTTCAAATTGGAAAATATGTGCCTGCCCCCAACCACGTCTGTCAGGGATATACTGAAAAGTGCTTTCTCTCCAAACTATTTCATCCTCATCCAGTTTAGCACAGCGCCAGTAGACTACCAGACTATCAGAGTAATTGAGCGAAGGCTCCCATTCCAAAACACCACCCGCTTGTGTGATTTCAGTAAACAGTAATCCGGGACTATCAAAAGTATCCGTAGTATCTACTTCGATTCGGTATGTTGTGGCTTCCGCCAAAGGGTCACCGGTTGAGGCGCGAAGCTCAACCGGATTTTCATCAACTACTGCAAAACGATAAGGATAAACAGGCACCACCCCGCCATTTGAAATGAAGAGCTGGCGATCAAAAACTTGATTGTTGACTGATTCGAAACCTTCGAGCTCTTCTACCTCGTTATTGGGCAAGTCCACCAATACATTGAATCGGTGCAAGCCAAGGCCTGATTGCACATCGACCGGTAAATTGATTTTCACCGTGTCTTTGAAAAGAAGTCCTTCCACGGTTCTCACATAAACTGAATCGCCAACTCCTTCGGGTGTTTCATGTTCCAAGGTGACGGAAAAAGGCTGGTAAGTTCCTCGACCAATATTGGTTACAACCATATTTACAGTAAAGCTGTCCGTCTCGGCGGTAATCTCAGAAGGCGTAAAAAAGACATCTTGTGCACTGATGCTCAAATCGGGCTTAGGCCAGGAATTGACCACCACAGCAGGATCTCCCTGAAGGGACATTCCCAAAGTGGTATTGATCACAAAGAGGTTATTGGGATCGTTTTGGCTTTGGATTTCTTGAACCGTTTTGCGGATATGATCACCCACCGATCCTCCATAATTTTCGACGGAGAGATAGCGATAGAACCTACGGCTGTAATCGTTCAACGAAGCCTCAAAACCCAACTCAGTTGATGCCAGAAAGCCGATTACTCCTTTCTCTTGAAGAATAGTATACTCCTCGGCCGTGCTTCCCGAGTTGAAGCCGTGATAATCTCCCGTATAGCATCCATTTCCAAGTAGGAACGGGTACTTCCCGTTCCATTCGTAATTATTGGGATTGTCGATGGTTTGATCAAATCCATCGGAGCTAGCGTGCCCGAAAAAAGTCATCATTGAGCAACCACCGTTGATTAGGCTTTCTACTTCTTCGGAGAGGTTGATTTCAATGGGAATCGACGATGTCTTTAAAAAAGTGTGCACATCGGCTCCAAAAGCCGAGTCCTCTATGGTTTCCTCGTAATCAAAGAGATAAGAAGCGAACCTATTCTGCTCCTGACTGTCGCGACCACCGCCGAAGTGAAGCACATTTTTCATCCAAGCAGCTTGAGGCTGAAATTCGAAAGTTTGAAGCTTGTTTAAATACCACTGCAATTCTTCTTGATTCGTAGCGCTTACCCTTCCCGTTCTGATGGCAGGCTCAAGAATAGTCGAACCCAAACCTGCGGTAATCAAATTGTCAGATGAGGGATACCCTAACGTTGGAACCAAGTTTCTAGCATAATGCGCTGAATCTTTTCGAGAACCTGCTGAAAAAGCTTCCGGCACACCCCGAACGCTTTTTCCCAAAAGCAGTAAATACTGCGGAGGTGTGGGCCAACTGCTTAGTAAGAAATTGGAGAAATTTCTCAGGGCCATACCGCTTTTCTCAACTCCTCCGCCAAATTGGTCGTAGAGCTCATCTACTTCTGCCAAAACCGTGTTGAATCTTTGTTGGCGGTAATTGGCGTAGCTCTGAGCTGTTTCTAAAAGAGACCGATGCGTCACAATCAGAAAGGCCGAGTCGACTTCGGCTAAACCGTAATTGGTAAAAAAGCCATTGTTAGCCACAGCGGTAAGCGGGCCAATTGATTTCACTGACTCATCCGTTACCAAAAAACAATCATAAGTATCATCTCCAAAGCTGTTTTCGAGGAGGGTTCGAACTAGATTTCCTTCTTGAATGAACCCTGATCTTTGTGCCTCTTCTCCTTCTGCGTAAACTCTGGGAGCAGTTCCGCTCACATTTTGCAAATCATAGCGGGTTTTGCTCTGAGCAGTATTGAGTCTGTAGACAAATTCAAAAGAGTTTGCACCAGACAAGTCTGTGACATGGGGGAAATTCAACTCTACAGAAGCCAGAGCCTGATAATCACTGGCTACTCCCAGCGAATTAGAAACTTCATGCCGAACTGAAGTCGACTGACCGCCAAGCGAACCATTTGGAATCTCAAAATCAAAGCGATTCACTTCGTAGCCTTGAAATTGAAAATTGACCGCCAAGGCGTTTTCGGTGCCATACCTGATTTGCAGGAAGTGGTTGTTCCCATT
Proteins encoded in this window:
- a CDS encoding C25 family cysteine peptidase — translated: NGNNHFLQIRYGTENALAVNFQFQGYEVNRFDFEIPNGSLGGQSTSVRHEVSNSLGVASDYQALASVELNFPHVTDLSGANSFEFVYRLNTAQSKTRYDLQNVSGTAPRVYAEGEEAQRSGFIQEGNLVRTLLENSFGDDTYDCFLVTDESVKSIGPLTAVANNGFFTNYGLAEVDSAFLIVTHRSLLETAQSYANYRQQRFNTVLAEVDELYDQFGGGVEKSGMALRNFSNFLLSSWPTPPQYLLLLGKSVRGVPEAFSAGSRKDSAHYARNLVPTLGYPSSDNLITAGLGSTILEPAIRTGRVSATNQEELQWYLNKLQTFEFQPQAAWMKNVLHFGGGRDSQEQNRFASYLFDYEETIEDSAFGADVHTFLKTSSIPIEINLSEEVESLINGGCSMMTFFGHASSDGFDQTIDNPNNYEWNGKYPFLLGNGCYTGDYHGFNSGSTAEEYTILQEKGVIGFLASTELGFEASLNDYSRRFYRYLSVENYGGSVGDHIRKTVQEIQSQNDPNNLFVINTTLGMSLQGDPAVVVNSWPKPDLSISAQDVFFTPSEITAETDSFTVNMVVTNIGRGTYQPFSVTLEHETPEGVGDSVYVRTVEGLLFKDTVKINLPVDVQSGLGLHRFNVLVDLPNNEVEELEGFESVNNQVFDRQLFISNGGVVPVYPYRFAVVDENPVELRASTGDPLAEATTYRIEVDTTDTFDSPGLLFTEITQAGGVLEWEPSLNYSDSLVVYWRCAKLDEDEIVWRESTFQYIPDRRGWGQAHIFQFENNSLSQKEFNRAERQIDYSSGSARITNNVFGNSTSFENEVLLNTSVVEYGLCLGTPSVHLVVFDPLTFDAWGTDFGGANPDNFFGNDNNGARNPPCRSRIEYYFIFRQNNPTQMQSLADLLLSDVIPDGHIVVLYSARYVSYDDWDQTPDIYDAFSSLGAGIIGSEMAQDSVPYSLIARKGDPDFSFELYGDSINDVLNNMVDVPASGNSGLMASPRIGPAGSWGTLSWQTSSLESALGDTSRISIIGVKPNGVKEEILDTPYDEISNSISNIGALISPQEYPYLEFQIFSEDEENQTPRQVDRWHVLYDEVTELAVNPNRFFAFSGNEVAQGADGFLTVAIENISMIDSDSLLVRYWIEDSERNEIEIPYSIQDSLLVGEVLIDTVFFDTRFLRGENTLWVEVNPLNPQTGLTHQPEQTRFNNILRIPFVVTGDEENPILDVTFDGIHIINGEVVSPNPEVLIALKDENPFLIMDEPADTSLFKVFIAEPDGNLERVFFTNSIGEEVMQFIPAENEQNRAKIFYRPNLTKNGEHKLLVQASDKSGNSSGNTDFEIQFEVVKESTITEVLNYPNPFSTSTQFIFTLTGDQIPDEFKIQIMTISGRVVREIMQDEFGPIRVGRNRSIYRWDARDEYGDRLANGVYLYRVIAKINGEDIMLRDGGASQYFEQGFGKMVLFR